Proteins from one Lepidochelys kempii isolate rLepKem1 chromosome 6, rLepKem1.hap2, whole genome shotgun sequence genomic window:
- the NUCB2 gene encoding nucleobindin-2 isoform X1 produces the protein MMFQMRWRTILPQQCVLLVTCLLINLEAVPIDIDKTKVQGEPHVEGAKIETPDTGLYYDEYLKQVIDVLETDKHFREKLQTADIEEIKSGKLSKELDLVSHHVRTRLDELKRQEVARLRMLIKAKMDSFQDTGVDHQALLKQFEHLNHQNPETFESKDLDMLIKAATSDLENYDKTRHNEFKKYEMLKEHERREYLKTLNEEKRREEESKYEEMKKKHGDHPKVNHPGSKDQLKEVWEESDGLDPNDFNPKTFFKLHDVNNDGFLDEQELEALFTKELEKVYDPKNEEDDMVEMEEERLRMREHVMNEIDINKDRLVTLHEFLKSTEKKEFLEPDSWETLDQQQVFTEEELKEFETHILQQEDELQKKAENLQRQKEELQRQHDQLQAQKQELQQVMEQRKLQQGSSLSGPAGELKFQPPGEHQIGNAQNHLAGDQPLPPGHIPVQETAAGSDHVQIHP, from the exons ATGATGTTTCAGATGAGGTGGAGAACCATCCTACCACAACAGTGTGTTCTGCTGGTGACGTGTCTCCTAATCAATTTGGAAGCAGTGCCTATAGACATAGACAAGACAAAAGTTCAAGGAGAACCCCATGTAGAAGGAGCAAAAATAGAAACCCCA GATACTGGGCTTTATTATGATGAATATCTCAAGCAAGTGATAGATGTCCTAGAAACAGATAAACATTTCAGAGAGAAACTTCAGACTGCTGATATAGAGGAAATAAAG agTGGAAAGCTAAGCAAAGAGCTAGACTTAGTAAGCCATCATGTGAGAACAAGGCTGGATGAACTGAAAAGACAAGAAGTGGCAAGGTTAAGGATGCTAATTAAAGCTAAAATGGATTCCTTTCAAG ACACTGGCGTAGACCATCAAGCTCTCCTTAAACAGTTTGAACACCTCAACCACCAGAATCCTGAGACATTTGAATCTAAAGATTTAGATATGTTGATCAAAGCA GCTACAAGTGACCTGGAAAACTATGACAAGACACGCCACAATGAATTTAAGAAATACGAGATGTTGAAGGAACATGAAAGGAGAGAATATTTAAAAACACTGAATGAAGAGAAGAGACGGGAAGAGGAATCCAAATATGAGGAGATGAAGAAAAAACATGGAGATCACCCCAAAGTGAATCATCCT GGAAGCAAAGACCAACTGAAAGAGGTGTGGGAGGAGTCGGATGGGCTGGATCCTAATGACTTCAATCCTAAAACATTTTTCAAGTTACATG ATGTCAATAATGATGGCTTCTTGGATGAGCAAGAATTAGAGGCCCTGTTTACTAAAgag CTGGAGAAAGTATATGACCCCAAAAATGAAGAGGATGATATGGTGGAAATGGAAGAAGAAAGGCTAAGAATGAGAGAGCATGTTATGAATGAG ATTGACATCAACAAGGACCGGTTAGTAACTTTACACGAATTCCTGAAATCTACAGAGAAAAAAGAATTTTTGGAGCCAGATAGCTGGGAG ACATTGGATCAACAGCAGGTCTTCACCGAAGAGGAGCTGAAGGAATTTGAAACGCATATTTTGCAGCAGGAAGATGAACTCCAGAAGAAGGCAGAAAATCTTCAACGACAGAAGGAAGAGCTACAGAGACAGCATGACCAGCTTCAGGCTCAGAAACAGGAACTTCAGCAG GTTATGGAACAGAGGAAGCTACAGCAAGGAAGTTCTCTATCAGGACCAGCTGGGGAACTGAAATTCCAGCCAC ctggggaacatCAAATCGGAAATGCACAAAACCATCTTGCAGGTGATCAGCCTTTACCGCCAGGCCACATACCAGTTCAAGAAACAGCCGCTGGAAGTGACCATGTTCAAATTCACCCTTAA
- the NUCB2 gene encoding nucleobindin-2 isoform X2, translating to MMFQMRWRTILPQQCVLLVTCLLINLEAVPIDIDKTKVQGEPHVEGAKIETPDTGLYYDEYLKQVIDVLETDKHFREKLQTADIEEIKSGKLSKELDLVSHHVRTRLDELKRQEVARLRMLIKAKMDSFQDTGVDHQALLKQFEHLNHQNPETFESKDLDMLIKAATSDLENYDKTRHNEFKKYEMLKEHERREYLKTLNEEKRREEESKYEEMKKKHGDHPKVNHPGSKDQLKEVWEESDGLDPNDFNPKTFFKLHDVNNDGFLDEQELEALFTKELEKVYDPKNEEDDMVEMEEERLRMREHVMNEIDINKDRLVTLHEFLKSTEKKEFLEPDSWETLDQQQVFTEEELKEFETHILQQEDELQKKAENLQRQKEELQRQHDQLQAQKQELQQVMEQRKLQQGSSLSGPAGELKFQPRM from the exons ATGATGTTTCAGATGAGGTGGAGAACCATCCTACCACAACAGTGTGTTCTGCTGGTGACGTGTCTCCTAATCAATTTGGAAGCAGTGCCTATAGACATAGACAAGACAAAAGTTCAAGGAGAACCCCATGTAGAAGGAGCAAAAATAGAAACCCCA GATACTGGGCTTTATTATGATGAATATCTCAAGCAAGTGATAGATGTCCTAGAAACAGATAAACATTTCAGAGAGAAACTTCAGACTGCTGATATAGAGGAAATAAAG agTGGAAAGCTAAGCAAAGAGCTAGACTTAGTAAGCCATCATGTGAGAACAAGGCTGGATGAACTGAAAAGACAAGAAGTGGCAAGGTTAAGGATGCTAATTAAAGCTAAAATGGATTCCTTTCAAG ACACTGGCGTAGACCATCAAGCTCTCCTTAAACAGTTTGAACACCTCAACCACCAGAATCCTGAGACATTTGAATCTAAAGATTTAGATATGTTGATCAAAGCA GCTACAAGTGACCTGGAAAACTATGACAAGACACGCCACAATGAATTTAAGAAATACGAGATGTTGAAGGAACATGAAAGGAGAGAATATTTAAAAACACTGAATGAAGAGAAGAGACGGGAAGAGGAATCCAAATATGAGGAGATGAAGAAAAAACATGGAGATCACCCCAAAGTGAATCATCCT GGAAGCAAAGACCAACTGAAAGAGGTGTGGGAGGAGTCGGATGGGCTGGATCCTAATGACTTCAATCCTAAAACATTTTTCAAGTTACATG ATGTCAATAATGATGGCTTCTTGGATGAGCAAGAATTAGAGGCCCTGTTTACTAAAgag CTGGAGAAAGTATATGACCCCAAAAATGAAGAGGATGATATGGTGGAAATGGAAGAAGAAAGGCTAAGAATGAGAGAGCATGTTATGAATGAG ATTGACATCAACAAGGACCGGTTAGTAACTTTACACGAATTCCTGAAATCTACAGAGAAAAAAGAATTTTTGGAGCCAGATAGCTGGGAG ACATTGGATCAACAGCAGGTCTTCACCGAAGAGGAGCTGAAGGAATTTGAAACGCATATTTTGCAGCAGGAAGATGAACTCCAGAAGAAGGCAGAAAATCTTCAACGACAGAAGGAAGAGCTACAGAGACAGCATGACCAGCTTCAGGCTCAGAAACAGGAACTTCAGCAG GTTATGGAACAGAGGAAGCTACAGCAAGGAAGTTCTCTATCAGGACCAGCTGGGGAACTGAAATTCCAGCCACGTATGTAA